ttgtgttatctttgtctaatatttaaatttgtttgatgttcTGAAACATTTAGGTgtgataaacatgcaaaaaaataagatatcaggaagggggaaaatactttttcacaccactgtatgtctCAATTATTAATCTCATTAATAAATCAGTCTTAATTTGTCAGTCAAATCATATTGATCACAATTCTTAATTTTTAACTAAAGAAAGTAACATACATTATTTCATTTCTGAAGGATTAAATAAGTGTGCTTTACTTTTggccacattcacacatcagGTAAATGTGGGTCAAATCTGATCTTTTACTCTATATGTGATGCACAATTGTAATTtgaacagcagcacaaacagcaaaagcCAGAGTTATTCTGTTATGTTCATTTCCAATTAGGGCCACTTTCATATGTGGTCATAAAATCGGATCAATATCTCAAATGTGGCAAAATTAATCAATTTGCATTAATCCAACTTGACATTCATCATATTTCTTGCTGccaggaaaaaaatacaaatgaacagTGAGGGAGTATTTCAGTGAAAGGATAGCCAAAcaacattttacagtgttttccatttttaacaCTGTTGACTACAAaaatctatataataataactatagGAACAATAAGCTTGTTGCATTAGTGGACAACTTGGtggaaataaattatacatttaataacacacaaGCTACTCAAAGTCAAAACCAATAGAATCaacaatctgtttatttatagtgtaaattagcttgtgtgtgtgttgtgagaaagaggaaaacaaggTTTGTGCATActcatgtaaatgtacatgcatgATGTTAAAGGAGGTGGAGATTTGCTACTTTTGGTTCTCCATACAAgaaccaagaaaataaaatggcaccACGAGTAAATGGCAGAATGACATGGCTGTAGGTTAAGTTCAGCTGGTTTTGTTCTATCTGATATATTCTAGgttattacttatttttatttatttttttaaatgtctgttcattctctgtctctgctctgcactTAAGTTCTAACTCTTGAGCGAAGCTTGATTTGTAAAACATAGGGTAACCTGCACACCAGTGATGAGGTGCCCAGTGTGTGGGCAGGGAGGGATACATTTCTGGAAGAGTTCGCCAAGTGCTCCACTTAGTACAGTAGCATTCAAAAAAGACTTAGTGATAATATGACGGCTGTAGTCTAAATCATAAAGTTTAACTGATTCTGTGGGAAGACTGGAAGTATCAACTAAGCATACAGTGTGTTATGATGACACATGATATATGTTCAACCTCATAAGcctttttttctcagaacatGGTGTCCTAcaaaactatataaatacataatgcCTTTTAAACTACATAACAtggaaataacaaaaatacCCATATTTGGTTAGACTTGGTTTTTAAGGTTACACACAAATAagtgttgaaaaaaaaagtttattaattttaacattttatttaatttcataacaaaaaatgtttgcagtTAGACAGTACAGCCTGAGAAGCATGTGAATTATGTCACTGAATTTGTCTCtatttgttttcctctccttttttgcagattgtctggttgtttggtcacaggggaaggctgttcttctctggcttcagcccTGAGTTTAAACCCCTCACATCTAAAAGAACTGGTTCTGACCTATAACCACCCAGGAGACTCAGGaatgaagctgctctctgctagactggaaGATCCACTCTGCAAACTGGACACACTTAAGTATGTGAAACTATAGTGGTGTCCGTATAAATGTATAAGGGGGTATATTCAAATTGATACTAGTCTATTTAGGTTACTTTATGTAGTGTCAATGATATGCTTAAATTTGGGTTTGGCTTTTGGCTGGTCAGTGAATTGTCTGATTTATTGTACAATAATAGATACAAGATAACAGTCTGAGTGAGCATCAGTGTAGCTGTGCTGTTAGATGAGAttgtctttgcatcctgccaagcctcccagCATTACAAGGATGAGGGTGGTGCACTGAACactcttaaaataattaattgccAGTTTATTGAAGTGTTCATGCTGCtacaaatgttaaattattgtaaaatgaatACTTTAGCACAGTTCTTCTCAGGAGCTTCGTACTGAAGCTTATGCCAGCATTAATGACCAAAATCTAAAGTGTAATGGGAGTGAGGTAGGGGgcgaacacacatgcaaagtacCAGCGACTTGGACTTGAGAATGagcagaatccaaaacaggGGAAGACATATCGAGAATGATAAACAGGTCAATGTAAAGAAATggactagtttaataacagaaacatatTGAAGGGGAACCTATGGGATAACAAGGAAGCATAAACAAACAGGGTAAACAAAAAGGAAGGGGAAAGAAACCTAAAGGGAGCAAAGTGACAAGGAAAGAGACTAGACTACAGCATGGGATTATAGATCAGGAAAGAAACTTAGGAGTACACAGAAATAATGTATAGCGGCCAGGAGATCAGAATCAACTTAATGAACATTAACCGGCAAGGCAATATCGACAAAGAAGGCAACATAAACTAGAATACCAAGAGAAAGCATGTAGGAACCAAACAAAAGATAACACTAACAGGAGAATAACAATagtaaacagagagagtaaCTTAACTTGAAACACCAAGAACGATCAAAAATACATAGAAATGAAATTAGAAATGACCAACAACCCTAAGATTCAGTGACacggtttaaatatacaaagataaaaagaatataaacaaggagcaggtgaaagcaatgacGGGTGTTGAAAACAAACGAggaggtggagaaaacgaaactaaggactggACACACGGAAGAGATCATGAAGCCAGGGAAACAGGAGAAGCTCCGGTCCGCAAACATGATATAAAGTCTGGTAAATGTGtaggtttattttttattttttcaattttttttccacaaaataTTAGTTAGTTACATCTTGTTTATATAGGCTATTACTTAACATTATTATTGCTATGaccatgacaaaaatgaaataaaaaaagatttatgtaAGACAGGATTATGATAAATCTTAACTATAAAGTACAGaagttattaattttattaatttagcaCAAAACAACACCAAACCTTTTGTTAATGCGAAACAATATTACAAACTTGGAGATAAGCAACAGAACGTGCAGGGGAGCAGGAGAGTGGGGATGCTGAAAAGCTCCACCATGCCtgctgtatgttttatataagTTAAATAATATAACAGTATTGACAAATTAATTTCCTCTGCAAACATGCAGTTTTACACAAACATATCAGCTGATTGATAATGACATGTTCccacaaaggaaaaagaaaaagaaaaaataacactgaaataataatttagaaATTACTGGCATGTGTTTAAATTATCATGgtaaattataatattattatactatactattatagtattatagtatacTGCTATTATAGACTAAAATGGTTGGAATGAAGGACACGTGTGTATGCCTCTACAATGTAACCTGAGTACTGAGGACTCTGTGGTTCTAATTCATACGTCCAACCCTATCTGTAATTAAACAGTTTCCCAGTGGAAAAGCTGAATTAATGtagccctgtgtgtttgtgttaaccACAGTCTGAATGTAGACCTATACTGAATGAGTGCAGTAATAAATTGTTGAACTACACTGGGAGAAATGACAGATGGGTGAGAAGATCAATAAAAACTTGCTGTCAATGAAAATACTTTTCAAGAAATTAATAATtcttacatattattattaaactgtatgtgtgtgtgtgtgtgtgtgtgtgtgtgtgtgtgtgtgtgtgtgtgtgtgtgtgtgtgtgtgtgtgtgtgtgtgtgtttctgtgtgtctttaGAATGGAACTTGCAGGGATGATCAGAATCAAAGcaggctttaaaaaatgtaggttcactgtatgcacacacacacacacacacacacacacacacacacacacacacacattcaatttGTGTCCTTGCCTTTAACCTTTCTTCTTGTGCACAGACGCATGTGTGCTCACACTGGatccaaacacagcacaccccCATCTCCATCTGTCTGAGGGAAACCGAAAGGTGACATGGATGGAGGAGCAGCAGTCATATCCTGATCATTCAGAGAGATTTGATGGCTGTGAGCAGGTGCTGTGTAGAGAGACTGTGtctggacgctgttactgggaagCAGAGTGGAGGGGGAGTGGAGAGTCTGTTGTAGCAGTGGCATATAAAGGAATCAACTCAAAAGGAGGCAGTACTGACTGTGCATTTGGATACAATGACAAGTCCTGGTGTCTCATCTGCTCTAATGAGCGTTACATTGCCAGGCATAATAAGAATCACACTTTCTTACCTGTCCTTACCTCCAGGtccaacagagtaggagtgtatctggactggccgTCAGGCACTCTGTCCTTTTACAATGTCTCCttggacacacatacattgaCCCACTTATATAcattccactccacattcactgagcccctctatgcagggtttgggTTTTGGGCTGTGTCTTCTGGTACCTCAGTGCGAGTGAGATAGAATATCTTGTGTTGTGCAGGGAAATATCAGACAAACCTTACTTTGTATTGTGGACATCTTGTATCAGCAGGATTCAAAATTCAATATTTTTCAAGACTCAATTTTTCAGACTACTTAGTAGATATGTCAGACCATATTTCACTTCTGAGTAGAAATATCTAgatgtttattatataaataagtgGTTTTAAAATTCAGCCATTAGCATGTAAGTGTCACACTCTAGGCTACACCCAGcagtgcgtgcacacacacacacacacacacacacacacacacacacacacacacacacacacacacacccttttggttttcacaaagtttactgcctcagttgtTTTGTCCGATATTTATATGATATAGATAagtattttttataaaaaaaattttattgacaaatacatctagtttaagcaaagacttaatatttacagtgttgacccttctttttttaaaacttctgcaattcaccttggcatgctggatatcagcttctgggtaAAATCTTTACTGATGGCAACTAATTCTTTCCTAATCGTTGCTTGGAGTTGAtagcagtttctgtgtttttgtttgcccaccctctttttgaggattgaccataggttctcaatgggattgagatctggggattgagatctgagacatggtgctccgtcatactggaaaaaaaaaaaaaataaataaaaattgtttatCACCAAATtactcctggatcattgggagaagttgctcttggaggatgttttgataccattccttgttcatggcagtgttcttaagcAAACATTTGAGCAAGCATTCAGCaaaagggctgaaatgcagtggctggaatggagtaatttttgtgatgaaGTTGATTTTCATGGCCAAGAATGACTGACTTTTCagttaattgcaattcatctgatcactcttcacactcTAGAgataatgcaaattgccaccattgAAACTGAgccagcaaactttgtgaaaagcaaaatttgtgctagtctcaacttttggaCATGACTGTACATTGTTAGCAAAATCTTGACTGCATACTTGATATTTCAAAACAGTAACAGGCCACCATCACAATTCAGTATGagcacacagatatgcacaaaaAGTCAGTTACATGAGTCATTTGTTGGTTTAAAGGGCAGCAAAAAACAATTGACAAGTTAAATGATCGGCTACAGGAAACTCTGGTCCAAATTAGAGTGTTTATGACAATGCCTTTGCTAGTTGCATCTTTTCAAAGATCATTCAGTAAGCTAAAATGTATCAAAACACACCTTCAGTCAAATGTGAACAATGACAGTTTGGCAGGGATCCGAGCTGAACACAAATTGGCCTGGTCAACTGGTCAAACAGATGCCTAAATTTATTGTATTGTTGCTAAATACTAGTGCATAGCCACAAAATGTAACTTAATGATTAAAATAGTTATTAATCTGAACTTCAAATAAGCTATTCTTGGccttttgtacatatatagcaATCCCTGTGATTCTCttgaaatactgaaatttaGATAATCTTGATTTTGCATACCCCTCAACAAATGAGTGTTGGCAAACCTTtttagaaataaacacaatgaaacttTGGAGTAATGAACAAGTTACACATGGTTGTAATGTCCCCTTATTGAAATAAAGTGGtccaaaatgtaaattgaaATCCAAATGTTAAATAAGGTAAGATATAAATGTAATCATAATGTATGGGAGCTATATGAATGCATTATTTTCTGAatacaagaacaacaacagacCTCTGAAATGTACTCTGTTACAATCTAATGTATTGAAGAAACTGCATGAAATTATTGTCTGGCTTTGGATACATAAGGAATTTTTGCTGATGTAACAATTTTGCTAATACATGCAGGAGACAGCAATGACTACACAAAagcctttgaaaaaaaatgtgtaatatatattcaaattcgGGGAGCAGCCTTCTAAGGTTGGAGTATCTACTTGTGGCATTAAGAAAGTTGATAATAAAGTGTAAAAGGACagtcaaataacatttacaatataggccatatataaatgttggtaacacaattatacatatatttttttttattctagacatttacatacatttatgacataggcaatgccacagaaaaaaaaaagaaacactaaaatgaaTATCATATCAATCTGTAATTTCCATCAAACCAGATGCCTGTAGAGTCTTATCAATGTTTGGTATGAGTTCTGAGGCAAAGTCCCACACCCTTTTATCAACAACCAGTTGATCTTTGGTAAGAGTCCCTTGTCGTGGTGATCTTACATGAACAATTCGACATACatcaaaaggcacaaaaaagACATCTCCATATTTTTGGGGTACGTAGTGCACTGATGTTTGCACTACAGTCCTTGGATTGATAATCATTTTTCTGGGGTTGTCTAAGTCTTTTCTATCTGGTTCTCTATAAATATGTTCCATAATATTAACACCGGGTATATTTCTCCATTCTGGCCGACTGAATCGATCACTCTCTTCAAATTGTGTCTTGGGGAAAAAGTGACTCTCAATGAAAAACACACCCATgtctttgtgctgctgttgaAGATCCTCCATCAGTAATGGAAGGTTAGCATGCTCATAAGGCATAATGATTTCATCAATGTCATTCAGAAGAACATATTTGGACTGATACATGTTTCTATAAATACACTCATTGAGGGTTACCAACTGACCATAATAGTGGAGGTCTCCACCATGCTCCACAAAGTTCCATCCTTTAGATGGGTTAAGGAAATGGTCAATAGGCCATGGAACAATCTCTAAAATTCCTTCCCTCTTATAATGCTGTAAGAGTTTCTCCAGGTCAGGTCCACAGCTCGTATTGTAGATAACTATATGTTGAACACCTAGAAGTTTGTATATCTCCACTGTTTGGGCAAATTGCAGAACATTATTGTAGCTATCAAAAAGGGTGGAGATACAAACAGTGAAATTGAACATAAATGATTCATGGGTCTTTTCATTCTTGATGGGCAAGAAATCTTCATTATGAATCTCTGAGATGTTTGCACTGGTTGAAATGGCTACACGTGTTGCACTCTGAGTGTGTGCGCCATGACACAGGACATCTGAGGCTCCAAATGGAAAGCCAAAATGGTCAACGTGTATCTGGACTTCAGCCTCAGCAGTCTGGCAGTTATGGTCATTGTTACAGTAGATGCAGTAAAGAGGCTGCAGACTGTCTCTTCTGATTATGCTGATAACTCGAATGGCCTTATTGATTCTGTGATCGATGAATGCAGAcaccattaaatgttttgagtgtttaatAGGGGTTatggaaaacaaactgaatttgtttgtttcagaaccaTTGAAACTAAAGGGCAATATGTCCATAAATGTATATCCAGTAAACATTTGGGTAAGGATGACCCCTAATAACACAGAAactaaaatcaaaacaaaaagagggaattgctttttttccatcttaatCCACTATCCAGAAAAAACACCTGCAGattgaaacaaaataattgcattaataCAACCACTACAAgcagtttctgtttattttcggaatacacgtgtatacacatgtTCCACTATAATGGGAAAATTAGTGgccaaaaaaattaaagaattaaaaaataacaaggaCTAAAAATGTTCTGCGATGTGAGCAGGCTTGTTATTGTCCTATAATTAGAAGCTGAGCATGAACCAACCACTAAAATCTAAACAGGTTGTACTTGTAACAAACGTTCTACTATAATTGACGCTATACTTACCCATTTATGGGCAAAGTATGTGCACTGAGTTGCCATTTCATAGATACACGTACTCAATAGCTGTACCAAAGTGTCTATCAGTGCTGGGTTGGGACCAGATATACAAGATATGCAATGCACACTCAACCTGTTTTTGATTGGCATGTGGAATCCAAGTAGTGTTGAAATGGATTTACAagcttggggggtgggggtggggggtgggggagcgGATTTTGACTCTGTGATATACAGTGTTATGGAATACGTTTGTATTATAGTCATACCTATCATCTAATCGGTCTGGCGTTGTGGAGGGGACTGCTACCTACTTACCGAATTTCATGTCTGTTGGACCTTTGTTCTCGTCTGGGCGATTGGTTTTAGTAATGGATCTGAATAAGAATTCTTAAACAAATCTCTAACATATAATAGGGTTACAGCACTGGACCCCTAATAATAATGGCAATGATGCTGTTTACAGCGTCTcccttatttcttattttctgtgCGTTTTGTAACGTGCATGCAATTAAGGTTTCTCGGTACTCTTTTTCAAGCCAGGCATTTGTAATGGTAGATCACGCGCGcaagcaatatttttaatatttatgaattatgaattagcAGGAATTACTCATGAAGaatattaagtaattattaGAAGGAAATAATCTCTAGTTTATTAAATGTAGAGATGCAATCTGGCAGAAAATTGTCGACAGACTAAATGCGTAAGCACGCTTTTTACCACATTTATGGGCgctttaacattaaaaaattgtTATTGGAAAGTATAATACAACATAATACAACTTAAACGGGCCAACACTGCGCTGGTAACGCTGGTAAAAGTCGCCATCCGAAAAATCAAGTGGATCTGTCCTGTCTTGAAACGACCTTGGTGGCCTGAACTTTCTGCGCGCTAAACGCGCTCCGTCATCCAATTCAATGGCTACGAATAGATACGCCATGTTCGATCATGCAACAGCCTTCACTGTAAGCTTCTGTAGCCTACATTTTAGCGAATCTGTATCACCAGCAGTTGTATCCATTCACTTATGAACTAATGATAATCGAcaattttcagcttttatatttaaaatgaataaatatgaattgcaATGTGCTGTTTACGTAAATACGtgtattattgtaattttgtacTCTGAAggcctaaatgaaaatgtacgcAATCACTTTTTAGCATGATTACCTATTCAGCATTAATAATGCCTGAGTAAACTGCAAATTGcccaaaattatatttaaatacagtacCTAAATACAGCCATACAGCTATTGTCCACctttgcaaaaatacattatagaaACGGGATATGCAAAAGGCACTGCAGTTAATCGGATAGTACTGCCGCGGAGAGTAGCTCCTGAAGAGAGTGTTTCAAGCCAGCGAAAATCTGTGAAATGGATTAGTTTTCGTCTAGTTGCTCGTTCCCATCTGGTCCACGGGTGCAGTAAACTAAGAAGTACTTTATACCCATTTATTAAATTTCGGACTACGAAGACCAGTGAGAAACTTGCAGAACTCGTTCGTTTTCTCACGCCATTCGTTAGtttattcttttctcatttggtTAGTGGGGATTAGTGACAAATATAAAGGTATGTTGAAGTATAAGGGTAGTCTGAATGCAACGAGTCTTGGTTTGAACTTGGTCAAGACCAGATTATTAATGAAGactaatacacaatacaaacagTTTACAGGACTCTGGTACAGTCAGATGAGTTTAGAGTATAATAGCGGCACCAGCTGTGTTTCaagccacagaaaaaaaaaaatctaattaaaaatctaattagtTGCCTTGAAATAACTTACtattcactgtaaaatgtaaggCAGCTCATTATGTACAGTTATAGTCTGTGCATAACAAATAAACTGAAGTCATTGTGTTGTTTGAGTGTACATATTGTACcttattattttgtaataataataataataataataataataataataataatggaactACCTTTAAGTTTTTACTTACTTATCACTGACGCGTATGTCTTTTTGCATGTATTCATTACTCCCGTACAGACTAGTCTATTTACAAGATTTCCGCGAATTTAATGCACAGGTGAAACCGCAgggggtgggtctgtgttgaAAAACAGTTCTTATTAGCCAAACGCAAATGATTCATAGATCTGCATATCTGAATAGTCTGTGAAACTAAGGATAAGGGACCtctcaaaaacaagacaaaagacaaCCTATTCCTCTGTTATTATCTTAGATACAGGGTCTGTTTAAACGTGTtaagtgtgttcgtgtttaacGTTGATATTGAATGaatgccaccattgtcttttatgctaattgttaataaatgtttcatcaagtcgagggagtctgtgcgtcctgcccttgcggcactcgggcagccGTTACAATGATCTGTAGGCAAATTCAACcattactaaattatttataacaactaaaaagataaaaacagtataaatataaacatataaataaaatataaaatttatttattatttcaaataaattttaatacacacagggatataagagaaaaataaatataattatacatgCTTCAAGAATAAACTTTCCAGTGAATATATAGTGTTATGCATTGCCCAACTTCACACCTGACCCCCACACCTGTCTCATACACTATCATACAATGTATCAAAGTAAGAGCAGTACTCATTGGGAGAGCATCGTTTTCTAGCACGAAATAGGTAATAGGCGCGGTGGTCATATTCCTATAAAAGGCTCATGTCAGGACCCcagtttctttctctgctgAAACCAAGAGCACATGTTACAATGGCCA
The sequence above is a segment of the Electrophorus electricus isolate fEleEle1 chromosome 16, fEleEle1.pri, whole genome shotgun sequence genome. Coding sequences within it:
- the LOC118242739 gene encoding uncharacterized protein LOC118242739, with translation MAYLFVAIELDDGARLARRKFRPPRSFQDRTDPLDFSDGDFYQRYQRSVGPFKLSITKTNRPDENKGPTDMKFGVILTQMFTGYTFMDILPFSFNGSETNKFSLFSITPIKHSKHLMVSAFIDHRINKAIRVISIIRRDSLQPLYCIYCNNDHNCQTAEAEVQIHVDHFGFPFGASDVLCHGAHTQSATRVAISTSANISEIHNEDFLPIKNEKTHESFMFNFTVCISTLFDSYNNVLQFAQTVEIYKLLGVQHIVIYNTSCGPDLEKLLQHYKREGILEIVPWPIDHFLNPSKGWNFVEHGGDLHYYGQLVTLNECIYRNMYQSKYVLLNDIDEIIMPYEHANLPLLMEDLQQQHKDMGVFFIESHFFPKTQFEESDRFSRPEWRNIPGVNIMEHIYREPDRKDLDNPRKMIINPRTVVQTSVHYVPQKYGDVFFVPFDVCRIVHVRSPRQGTLTKDQLVVDKRVWDFASELIPNIDKTLQASGLMEITD